taacaagttcaacatcaaactaaaaacataaaaagataacaagttttaaactacaAGATTATCAAAgaacaacaacatcatcatcatcaacataaTCATTATTCTCAACAATACTTGTCTCCATCTCTGGCTCATCTAGTGTGAGATAAGCAACCTCAAGCAACCCAGGTCCTCCAAATGGCTCATCCCAATTATCTCCACCAATGTCCCACTTCTTAGATTCTCCACTATTGTACTCGGGCCTCCTCCTTGAAAGAAGTCGAAGATTAGAATGAACAAACACTAAATCTTCAGCACGTTTAGGAGTAATTCTATTCCTCCTCATAGAATGGATGAAGCCATAGGTACTCCAATTCCTCTCAGCACATGATGATGAGCAAGGCTGTTCAAGAAGTTTTAGAGCTAAAGTTTGAAGTATTGGTAAAGTAGACCCATAAGTTGACCACCAAAGCATTGGATTGTAGTTCCACCTATCCTCCATGTTATCCTCATCATAAACCTGTAATGAGTTAAACAAACCAAACTCCACATTAACTTTTTGCCTATCATCAGGATCAGGAAAGATCCTTTTGAGACACTTGTTTCTCTCCACTGAAATTTCAGCATCCTTATGTGGTGCAACACGGCCTCTAACTTCCTCAATCCATTTAATAGTATAATACCtagttaaaaacaaataaacaagtaCAACTAATgagtttagtttatttatttggaaataccTAAAGAATATAAACGAAAAGattaaagagatagaaaaattaCTTTGGATTCAAGGAGTGGGCTAGGCAATGAAGTGGTGTGCAATTTTTAGTCCACCGTTCAATAAGTATATTGTGTACCACATCATAGAATGGAGACTCCTCATAGTCTTCCTTGCCTTCATGTTGGtatatttctttcttcacattttctatcatggaatcccacatttCATACACCTTATGGAGAATAGGTGCATCCGTGTCAGCCACTCGAAGCATCTCATAAATAGGTTCTGTGAATCTTAGAATGTATTCAACCTTGTCCCACCACAAATCATTCAAAATATAATCCCTCACAGTTTGAGCTTTTCCTACATCATCTTCTCTATATGACATCCATTCCTCACTAACAACCATATTTCGaagattttgttttacttgaaacAATCTTTTAAGCATGATAATTATTGAAGCAAATCGTGTTTCAGCAACAGCAAGTAACTTCAAAGGAgaatatgaattaaaaattgCTAATCTCATAGAATGATTTGTGATGAAAATACGAATGAAAGTTGCCTCATCTGAAACTTGTGCAATCCAGTTACATTCATTATATGCATTCTCATTCTGCAAAGAGTACTTAGGTGCacaaatattcttcaaagcCAAATTGAGAGTATGCACAACACAAGGTGACCAAAATATATGAGGATATTCAGCTTCAACAATAGATCCTGCAGCCTTCATAACAGACGCATTATCAGTAATAATTTGGACAACATGTTGAGGCCCAACCTCACCAACAACCTTTAAAAACAAGTCAGCAATGAAGTGCTTGTCTTTGTACTCTTTGGTACCATCAATGGATTTGATAAAAATTGGCCCTTTCTGTGATGTAGCCATAAAATTGATAAGTGGCCTTTTTTGTACATCTGTCCACCCATCACTTACAATGCTTAAACCCTTTTCTTTCCAAGTGTCTTTAATTGCCCTCAACAACTTCTCAATATGTGCCTTCTCTTTTTGCAACAAAGTTGTTCTTAATTTATTGTAACCCGGAGGAACATAGCCCGCTAAATTATTATTAGCtgcaaacttgatcatctcAATCCAATACGGGTTCTTAGCAAAGTGAAAGGGTAAGCCAGCAGAGTAAAATGTCCTAGCAATAAGACAATCTAATTGCTCTCGACATTGATTGTTAAAAGCCCTCTCCAAAGGAGAATTCCCAATcccaacccctttttttttttggaaaaatggaTGACTTGTAGCTGTACTACTCTCCCTACTATCCAAATTAGGACTAGTAGGAGAATCAGTTGGTAAAGACACTAACTTAGGCTTCTTCAATCTACGCGAAGATTCCTCAAATGCATCTTCTAATTTCTGCATTTCATTTTGATACTCATCTCCAACCTTGGCACATGCTTGTATTCCAAACTTAGGCAATTTTAACAAGTGTGCCTTCACCCTTGAATAAGaccccttaaaatttttttcacaatagttaCATCTAAAAGAAACATTCCCACCACCAACACTTGCTTTTTCTAATCTAGTAACATATTTCCATAGAGGAGTAGCATTCTCAGAAGATGATTTCTCATTCTCACTTTCTTTTTCAGGATTCATTTTAATAATTCACCTACAATATTtaacttcaataaataaataaaactatagcagggcacaaaaacaaatttataaataataagttataactaaaaaaaaaagaaaaaaagaaaaaaaaaaagacacaggTCACGGCACCACCACAgcagaagtaaaaaaaaaaaaaaaaaatcagacaaaacacgttatatatataaaagtgctTAACAGTAAACATTACACCCACCCACGCTAAAATTAACActtgaaagaaagaatgaaaaaaaaaaaaaaagcagagagAACAGAGAAGAGGTGAATCGGACCTGTTGTCCGCGCCGAGAGAGATGGAGATCGGAAGGGACGGATGGAACGCCGTCGACGTCAGAGCTCGCCGATCGGCACGAGCTAACTCCGGCGAAGAGCAGACAGCAGCGGCAGCGAAGTGGGTTTCAGCAACAGAGAAGAAGTGAAGAACTTGAGTTTTGTGGTTTGAACTTCCAATTTTCAgattctaaaaatgttttatggttTTAGGGTTGTCACAGATCAACGGTAATGGTAAGTCCATCTGTCAAAATCTgtgcttttttccttttttttttttttttttttttactgaggCGTGTTGGACGCTTCGGAACCGCGTCAGCGCCGTGTCCGAAGCCGTGTCGgagagcgaaaaaaaaaaaaaaaaaaaaaaaaaaaaaaaaaaaaaaaaaaaaaaaaaaaaaaaaaaaaaaaaaaaaaaaaaaaaaaaaaaaaaaaaaaaaaaaaaaaaaaaaaaagggacaccGGAAACTGGCGCGTCGTCCCCGTTCCGGTGTCGGACGCGGACACGACGCCAAAAATGGCGTGTCCGTGCAACCTAGGTAACTACTAGCTAGTTTGCGTTCATTACTTTTGTAAGTGTGCACAGCATGGTACCCACTGGGAACAGAAAATTCACTTCCAATTCTATTTGTTTGCTGCAGTTCAGATCAATCAAAAGCATTCAAACTAAATATTCAATAATAGTATGCAAATTAGACTTGGATCTTGGTTGGGAGTCAATTTTAGTGGATTTCTCAATCTGTCACAAAGAGCTCGTAGTTTTGTGTTTCGGTGATGGTAAGGTTTGGAAAATGGTGGGGCtatgttttaattaaaaataggtAGCAAAATGGTGGGTATGGTGTGGACTGGTCGTGGTGGTTCTACCAAGCCAGGCCATTGAATTAGTAGCAATATATGGATCAACCAACTTGGCCTATTTTACAATCTAAAAGTAAAACCTGCATGCAATAGATTAGGGGTTCAGCCTAGGCCTTATGTATAATGATTAGTGATTATTAAGGCGACTTATGCACCATTTCAATTATTGTGCCGTCATCATCTCAACACTCAAACCAACTACTGAGACTGCATGTGTATCTATTTGAATAATGCTAATATTAGTAATGTTGAGAAATTTAGACTCCGATTGTGCTGTTGAACCATTTTTAAGCCATGTGaattaataaattcaattaTGTTCACGGCCACGGTTAAAGAAATCACACAAAATATTGTACAGAACAAATAAATGCAGAATTAAAAGAGACACCCAATATGGTTTGGTTACATAGAACCaatggaataactattccaAAGTGAAAATCATTTTGAGGGCTTAACTACCAACCCTAAGGAAAACAATATCcattatatataattgatgtttacaaaatacaaatagaatttttttttttttttttttaagaaatagttttaacctatggcgtctatttttaataatagcccaaatctcttatttaaaaaTAGGGTTCGGTTAATATGTGCTCTAAGGACACACATTAAGCcatctatttttttagaaacattttctcgaaaaatgaaaaataactttttcaattcccaaaaaaaaaattccaaaaatgattaattatgtGTACCCTTAGGGCATACGTTAGCAAAATCCTTAAAAGTAAGATactttactaattaagttaaCTGACACCcactgagaaaaaaaaattaataaaataaaaaaaaaaatttaatttgctaCCTGTAAAACTTACTAACATTAACCAATGCAGTTTTGAATCCAAGAAACTTTCCTATAAGAATCTTTGTGGACTTAAAACTATTACTCACGACTTCAAATACCCACTTGAAGATTTAAACTCCACAACAAACCCCAAGATGGCTTTAAACTTGTGCACTATGACAACATAAACACTATGAAAGATGAGTCTCTATTCACTTCTAAACTCATGAGTTGAATAAGTGGAGATTacggttttctctttgaatgaCACAAGCTTTTTTGCCTCTACATCCTCTCCAAAAGTCATACTTAATGGGCCTTTATATATGCACTCCAATTAGGGTTACCCACATGTATAACTAACTTGATTAAAAATGCATCAAATCAAATTCTGAAATTGTGATTCTTGATCGATCTATTAGGTGTTAATGGTGTGTCAAAATTCTTGGTTCTCCGCCTTGGAGTTACAAATAACATTAAAGTCTCACCAAGGCT
This genomic stretch from Quercus lobata isolate SW786 chromosome 3, ValleyOak3.0 Primary Assembly, whole genome shotgun sequence harbors:
- the LOC115980868 gene encoding uncharacterized protein LOC115980868 gives rise to the protein MNPEKESENEKSSSENATPLWKYVTRLEKASVGGGNVSFRCNYCEKNFKGSYSRVKAHLLKLPKFGIQACAKVGDEYQNEMQKLEDAFEESSRRLKKPKLVSLPTDSPTSPNLDSRESSTATSHPFFQKKKGVGIGNSPLERAFNNQCREQLDCLIARTFYSAGLPFHFAKNPYWIEMIKFAANNNLAGYVPPGYNKLRTTLLQKEKAHIEKLLRAIKDTWKEKGLSIVSDGWTDVQKRPLINFMATSQKGPIFIKSIDGTKEYKDKHFIADLFLKVVGEVGPQHVVQIITDNASVMKAAGSIVEAEYPHIFWSPCVVHTLNLALKNICAPKYSLQNENAYNECNWIAQVSDEATFIRIFITNHSMRLAIFNSYSPLKLLAVAETRFASIIIMLKRLFQVKQNLRNMVVSEEWMSYREDDVGKAQTVRDYILNDLWWDKVEYILRFTEPIYEMLRVADTDAPILHKVYEMWDSMIENVKKEIYQHEGKEDYEESPFYDVVHNILIERWTKNCTPLHCLAHSLNPKYYTIKWIEEVRGRVAPHKDAEISVERNKCLKRIFPDPDDRQKVNVEFGLFNSLQVYDEDNMEDRWNYNPMLWWSTYGSTLPILQTLALKLLEQPCSSSCAERNWSTYGFIHSMRRNRITPKRAEDLVFVHSNLRLLSRRRPEYNSGESKKWDIGGDNWDEPFGGPGLLEVAYLTLDEPEMETSIVENNDYVDDDDVVVL